Below is a genomic region from Fusobacterium canifelinum.
AATTGGATGGAAAATTTTATAAAAGAAAAAGAGTTTGATTTAGTGTTTGCTAGTATGACTCCTGCAATTAGCACAATTGAACATATAAAAAGAATGTGTTTAATTTCAAAAAAATATTGTATGATGGAAAGATTTGTGTATTATAGAGATTCAATCAGAGAAGAAATAGAAGAAATATTAGGAAGGAAACTTAATAAACTCCACTCAAATCATAAAGAATATACCTATGGGGTGTGGAATATTGTGTGGAACTTAGATTATTTTCCAGAAATTTATCTTGATAAATATATTTGTGAAGCAGAAAAAACTGTAACAGATTATATGGAGCAAATTATATGTACAGATGAAGAAAAAAATAAAATAATAGAATTTTTAAAAGGAAAAGAAAAGAATGGAAAAATTATGTCAAAAGAATATGTTATAAAAGCAATTATTCTTTGGGATGTAAACCTATTTTAAAACAAAGAAGAAAGAATACAAATAGTTACAAATTTAACTATTGATTTGTAACATATGTATTCTTTTTTTAAATTTATAATAAAATAACTGTGTAATTTATTTCACAAATTTGTGAAATAAAAAAAAGCTAGAAAAATCTGTAAAAAAATTGTATTATTAATTAAATAAATATCTCTATAAACTATGTGCATATATTTTTAAATGTTTAATATTCAACTTTTTGTGTAAGGTTTTGGCACAACGAAATTTTAAAGAACTATTGGAGGTAAAAATGCTAAAAAAACAGCATTTTGAATTATTAAAACTTATTGAAAATGAAAAAAAATTACCTAAAATAGCAGAACTTTTAGATTTAACAGAAAGAAGCGTTCGTTATAAAATAGATGAAATTAATGAAGAATTAGGCACAAAAAAAATAAAAATAAAAAAAAGAGAGTTTTTTTCCTCTTTAACTGATGAAGATATGACTAAACTTATTGAGAATATTGAAGGAGAAAACTATATATATAATCAAAAAGAAAGAGAAGAATTAATAATACTTTATACTTTAATGAAAAAAGATAAGTTTTTATTAAAAGAAGTTGCTGAAAAACTTGGGACAAGTAAGTCTACTATTAGAAATGACTTAAAAAACTTAAAAAAAATATTATTAAAGTATAATATAAAATTATTACAAGATGATAAATTAAAATATTATTTTGATTATTTAGAAGAAGATTATAGATATTTCATAACAACCTACCTATATAAATATGTGAATTTTGATAAAAAATATGATGAAATATTTTTTGATGATATAAGTTATTTTAGGAAGCTTATTTACAAAGAAATTAAAGATGAATACATAGGTGAGATAAATTCTATTTCCAAGAAAATTAAAAAAGTAAAATTAGATTATATGGATGAAACATTAAATATATTAGTTATTTTAATGGTTATTTCACAAAAAAGAGAAAAGAAAAATTCTAATTTAAAAATTCAAAATATAAAAATTTTGGAAAAAAGAGAAGAGTATTTACAACTAAAAAAAATCTTTAAAGATTTTTCAAATATAAATTTAATGTTCTTTACAGATTATTTGTTTAGAATAACAAGAGATGAAAAAGATATTTTTGTAAAATTTGAAAATTGGTTAGATATCAGTGTAGCTATAAATAAAATAGTAAGAACTTTTGAAATTGAAAATAAGATTGATTTAAAAAATATAGATGTTTTTCTTGATGAAATTTTTTATTATATAAAACCTTTAATTTTTAGAACCAAAAGAAAGATAAAACTAAAAAATTCTATATTAAAAGATGTAAAAAAACTTTATCCTTCTATATTTAATTTTTTAAAAAGAAATTTCTATTTCCTAGAAGAAGTTATTGATGAAAAAGTTTCAGATGAAGAAATAGCATATTTAGTACCTTTTTTTCATAAAGCTTTACAAAATAATAATAAAATAAATAAAAAAGGGATACTTGTCACTACATATAAGGAAAATATAGCACTTTTTCTAAAAGAAGATATAGAAACAGAATTTTTAATTGATATAGATAAAATTTTGACTTTAAAAAGTTTTGAACAGATAGAGAAAAATTTAGAAGATTATGATTATATCCTAACAACATTTTCTGTAGAAAAGGATTTTGTGAAAGAAATTAAACATACTAAAATTATAGAATTAAATCCTATTTTAACAGAAAAAGATATAAAGAAACTTGAAGAAGCTGGACTTACAAAAAATAAAAAGATAAAAATGACATCCTTGTTAAAAGTTATATTAGAAAATTCATTTAATGTAAATGTAAAAAAACTTATAAACAGTTTAGATGAAATATTTCCAGAAAAAATTTATAATGATGTAGATAGAAATAAATTTTTGTTAGAAAACTTTTTAAAACCAGAAAATATTTTTAAAGTAAATTTGAATTCATTTGAAGAAATTTTAAATAATTTTTTAAAATTATCTTTCTTGCAAAAAAATGATATTAATGCTATCATAAATAGAATATCAAATAATAATTTTTACTCTTATTTAGGAGAAAAAATTGGAATAATTTTTCATAAATTAAATACAAAAAATAGTCAAGATAATGTACTGATTGCAATAAATGAAAAAGAAATATGCATAAATAGCAAAAAAATTAATACAATTATATTAATAAATTCAAATTGTGAAATAAAATATAAGGCAATTATTTATAATTTTGTGAAATTATTTTTCCAAAATAAAAAGATTAGGTTTAATAACAATAGATTGGATATCTATGATTATTTAATAAGTAACATCTAAAATAAAAAAAAGGGGGATAGCCATGTGGACATCTGATACTATGACTTTTGGAGAAAGTTTAATAACTTTTTTGATAGGGTTTTCAATAGTGTTCTTTGCTTTGATAGCACTAGCATTATTTATAATAATATCATCAAAAGTTATAAATCTTTTAGTTAAAGAAGAAGTAGCTGAACAAAAGCCAGTTGTAAGTAATGTAAATGCAAATACAGCTGCAAAAGCGGTTGTTAAAGAAGACAACCAAGAAGAAGTTGAAAGATTAGCGGTTATAATCTCAGCTATTAGTGAAGAGATGAGAGAACCTGTTGAAAATTTCACTATTGTTAACATAACAGAAATTTAAAAAATTAAAAAATTAAGAGGAATTAGGAAAGGAGAAAAAATGAAATACGTAGTAACAGTAAATGGTAAAAAATTTGAGGTTGAAGTTGAAAAAGTTGGAGGAGCAGGAAAATCATTATCTCGTCAACCTGCTGAAAGAAGAGAAACAGTTGTAAAATCAGAACCTGTTGTTGAAACTAAAGTGGCAGCAGCTCCAGTTGAAGCAGC
It encodes:
- a CDS encoding class I SAM-dependent methyltransferase; translated protein: MNIEEFEKIMQREDKEENQEDLEKIWDSKSEWFFKRTEKKQENFSNRLVFKIIKEKKLLNENSKVLDIGCGTGRHLLEFSKFTSYVTGTDISSKMLNYSKEKLKNVSTAKFVHGNWMENFIKEKEFDLVFASMTPAISTIEHIKRMCLISKKYCMMERFVYYRDSIREEIEEILGRKLNKLHSNHKEYTYGVWNIVWNLDYFPEIYLDKYICEAEKTVTDYMEQIICTDEEKNKIIEFLKGKEKNGKIMSKEYVIKAIILWDVNLF
- a CDS encoding BglG family transcription antiterminator; protein product: MLKKQHFELLKLIENEKKLPKIAELLDLTERSVRYKIDEINEELGTKKIKIKKREFFSSLTDEDMTKLIENIEGENYIYNQKEREELIILYTLMKKDKFLLKEVAEKLGTSKSTIRNDLKNLKKILLKYNIKLLQDDKLKYYFDYLEEDYRYFITTYLYKYVNFDKKYDEIFFDDISYFRKLIYKEIKDEYIGEINSISKKIKKVKLDYMDETLNILVILMVISQKREKKNSNLKIQNIKILEKREEYLQLKKIFKDFSNINLMFFTDYLFRITRDEKDIFVKFENWLDISVAINKIVRTFEIENKIDLKNIDVFLDEIFYYIKPLIFRTKRKIKLKNSILKDVKKLYPSIFNFLKRNFYFLEEVIDEKVSDEEIAYLVPFFHKALQNNNKINKKGILVTTYKENIALFLKEDIETEFLIDIDKILTLKSFEQIEKNLEDYDYILTTFSVEKDFVKEIKHTKIIELNPILTEKDIKKLEEAGLTKNKKIKMTSLLKVILENSFNVNVKKLINSLDEIFPEKIYNDVDRNKFLLENFLKPENIFKVNLNSFEEILNNFLKLSFLQKNDINAIINRISNNNFYSYLGEKIGIIFHKLNTKNSQDNVLIAINEKEICINSKKINTIILINSNCEIKYKAIIYNFVKLFFQNKKIRFNNNRLDIYDYLISNI
- a CDS encoding OadG family protein, translated to MWTSDTMTFGESLITFLIGFSIVFFALIALALFIIISSKVINLLVKEEVAEQKPVVSNVNANTAAKAVVKEDNQEEVERLAVIISAISEEMREPVENFTIVNITEI